Proteins co-encoded in one Yamadazyma tenuis chromosome 1, complete sequence genomic window:
- a CDS encoding uncharacterized protein (EggNog:ENOG503P0FI; COG:S): MATEIETYEDPIIRLANDPDLNKQIDKTNKLISLISGFSLAERKVSKLCQLSLTILQTLEKIGLNLKNWAFLSLDINSNDHFNNENSNIKDFNNSISVKVLTDCHDINKKLLKISIDLDYITKASRTLTPIEYISDSGTLLTSLTLRNIKLKHELTDKVTVAYSKAKLITIGTELESMITDDDSNTTVETYKTFVASLLSQLNSAIEDEDMTEKHECLAVISDMEKMFDAFKLEKAQEVRQQQEDEQQERRLQLQSPHHHFKSPDTFSSPHVQSEDDSDSVYDSEMGYSMYGSMYTSPMIHSITKSPATTSTNLKNSRDIEKSPALGSSGILHKTTLSEEMPYLMSAFNSARNVEEDIRTFKQEEDQDNQKDRKRTLSPTSVPSTEDAHHVRYPNHKTKIRETLLTSESVILQEPPKTVPFSYLYSNNSLLSRLGIRPQVITTDLPPQPQKELGPNTTSNIGHQHGKHLHVIKDKADEGDETKYDKENSMIKPLTQRNLETHTYSNLNVINDFNDHVE; the protein is encoded by the coding sequence ATGGCTACTGAAATCGAAACATATGAAGATCCAATCATACGTTTAGCAAACGACCCAGATTTGAATAAACAAATCGACAAAACAAACAAGCTCATTAGTTTGATTTCGGGCTTTTCGTTGGCGGAAAGGAAGGTTTCCAAGCTTTGTCAGTTGTCATTGACGATTCTCCAAACATTGGAGAAAATTgggttgaacttgaagaactgggCGTTTCTTTCGTTGgacatcaactccaacgaTCATTTCAACAACGAAAACTCAAatatcaaagatttcaataATAGCATTTCCGTGAAGGTGCTCACAGACTGCCACgatatcaacaaaaagctcttgaagatttctaTTGACTTGGACTACATCACCAAGGCTCTGAGGACGTTGACTCCCATTGAATATATTCTGGATTCGGGAACCTTGCTCACCAGTTTGACTTTGAGAAACATTAAATTAAAACATGAATTGACTGACAAAGTGACAGTTGCTTACCTGAAAGCAAAGCTCATCACTATTGGCACTGAGCTTGAATCCATGATAACTGACGACGATTCCAACACTACCGTTGAAACATACAAAACATTTGTTGCAAGTTTGCTACTGCAGTTGAACTCCGCTATAGAGGACGAAGATATGACTGAAAAGCATGAGTGTTTGGCAGTTATCAGTGACATGGAGAAGATGTTTGATgcgttcaagttggagaaggcCCAAGAAGTAAGACAACAACAAGAGGATGAACAGCAGGAAAGGCgtcttcagcttcaatcTCCTCATCACCACTTCAAGAGTCCCGACACCTTTTCTAGTCCTCATGTTCAAAGTGAAGATGATTCTGACTCGGTGTACGACTCGGAAATGGGCTACAGCATGTACGGTTCCATGTACACGTCCCCAATGATTCATTCTATTACCAAGTCCCCGGCCACCACATCCACAAATCTTAAGAATAGCAGGGATATCGAAAAATCCCCAGCACTTGGCAGCTCGGGGATTTTGCATAAAACAACTCTTTCAGAAGAGATGCCATATTTGATGTCTGCGTTCAATCTGGCAAgaaatgttgaagaagacatcAGGACATtcaagcaagaagaagatcagGACAATCAAAAGGACCGGAAAAGAACACTTTCTCCCACTTCTGTACCTAGCACTGAAGATGCACACCATGTGAGGTAtcccaaccacaaaaccaaaatACGTGAGACGCTTTTGACGTCTGAAAGTGTGATCTTGCAGGAACCACCAAAGACAGTGCCATTTTCATATTTGTACTCGAACAATTCCCTTTTATCAAGACTTGGGATAAGGCCTCAGGTGATTACTACCGACTTGCCACCTCAACCACAGAAGGAACTCGGTCCTAATACCACTTCCAACATTGGACATCAGCATGGAAAACACCTACACGTAATAAAGGACAAGGCGgatgaaggtgatgaaaCAAAATACGATAAAGAAAATAGTATGATCAAACCCCTTACGCAAAGAAACCTTGAAACACACACctactccaacttgaacgtCATTAACGATTTTAACGACCATGTAGAATAA
- the POL2 gene encoding DNA polymerase epsilon catalytic subunit (BUSCO:EOG092600W1; COG:L; EggNog:ENOG503NV4K), translating into MSAKRNNNFKGSTSARFVKNSKPHTIRSNFANRSGAQEADPYVANNPMLNDSLQKRELVDRIDRLDSLMGFDRLQHGEQDGNKPRKGWLINMHSTTIPSDDYLAGYSGVDYYFLDQEGGSFKVTYQFDPYFFLSVRVGSESEVEEMLKRFLETSNLKTVGRLYKEDLALPNHLVGLKKCLLKLTFHNVTDLLTARRLLAPIIKDNLMKKDSRDIYHGMNLANANYNEFSSSKDGKDQANDPLILLEDIREYDVPYHVRVSIDKDLRVGKWYNVWVKHSIVTFEEDKETIAFPDPVILAFDIETTKAPLKFPDSRIDQVMMISYMIDGEGFLITNREIISEDIEDFEYTPKPEYPGVFTIFNEPDEKSLLLRFFEHIRDARPTVIATFNGDFFDWPFVETRSRFHDLDMFDEIGFAKDNDGEYKSKYCVHMDCYRWVKRDSYLPQGSQGLKAVTTAKLGYNPTELDPELMTPYAYERPQYLSEYSVSDAVATYYLYYKYVHPFIFSLCTIIPLNPDEVLRKGTGTLCEMLLMVQAYHHGIVLPNKYSDPVERFYNGHLLESETYVGGHVESLEAGVFRSDIPTQFKMDTTAIDELINDLPKALRFFVEVESKKKMDDIENFDEVLESIKAELMELKNNPVRHEVPLIYHVDVASMYPNIMTSNRLQPDSMKSEEDCASCDFNRPGKSCDRRLQWSWRGEYLPAEMNEYGMIKRSLQNETFPAAKPWLPPRSFEELSYSEQATRIKKRLSDYSRKVYHKVKQTETITRESIVCQRENPFYVNTVRDFRDRRYEFKGLAKVWKGKASKIDKSDTIGKDEAKKMVVLYDSLQLAHKVILNSFYGYVMRKGSRWYSMEMAGITCLTGSTIIQMARGLVERLGRPLELDTDGIWCILPKSFPENFPLNCKDGKKLVVEYPCTMLNYIVHEKFTNHQYQDLVDPDTFKYETHSENSIFFEVDGPYKAMILPTSKEEGKGLKKRYAVFNDDGSLAELKGFELKRRGELQLIKNFQSDIFKLFLEGDTLDSCYAAVASVANNWLDVLDTKGGMLEDEDLIELICENRSMSKSLAEYGDQKSTSITTAKRLGEFLGEEMVKDAGLATKYIISAKPIGSPVTERAVPVSIFSSDKKEYFLKKWLKDPSLTNFDPRSVIDWDYYYERLASVVQKIITIPAALQDVKNPVPRVPHPEWLQRRISTKEDKKQQSSLTAFFQKPSDTAKARKIKDMEDFGNIASEVGKAKVGKVTSRKRKLTRNKKLVDTEEDEERDNAILNGPCPDMLVDYEAFLIYQKAKWKVQEKSRERRKKLFGQSSESSQRSSVGGLIRRQAENVAGSDWQILEYKEDPNKPGDLKVFIIASGKVHSFNFHIPKRLYASFKTELDLSKVIVQGDVEKSNAILPNGHDGTNLYKFTMPQSVYQQEISNVDSILNSSKLLGLYESKMKPIERAIIDLGNSVKFDDTRVGTLGKGLKNGFNVKDMMQVNNANYLKRFGMDILYILHLTTNSYEFFTIFKSWENEATMFVLKPSAGAQELTGNMDKIYRDLFLAKEDKLGKMYNIIEYPNEMKFNVTYFNDNSKLFKKLDKTIAKINESKSNKALLTIQSPYTDRLLSILGSTANFPTVKMNVNSLSLPAVGWHSLVTKRVVNHFFVLASWMKNLISLSKYGNIPICNLQAENISYLIDIEYARRLSNSNMVLWWSDTPLADHGGFEMDKAPDYENLDFPVINNPEIYETACLEIDIGTLSINTILTSSIINEAEGADLVDEGTVFDNNNGASTLMEDSFGNAQLNVLRSMVKNWWDDALNNDINADSMMNHLVSWIQRNSSYLYDFALHYHIHNLTTKALYQLIGEFKRMNANVVFANRNKIFIQTSKVSVENSYAYGHYIVKAARAKPLFSFLEMEIVKYWDILLWMDEYNFGGRYCTQITNDEIQDLRPVNNWQLQQFLPVIFQNEFEDWLIIFLDALTKFKSDTLKGPTQANTPRVTQIAHILKGQRKLDSQDDNEEADDDFHDGVTEMFRKQLFKRVKSLFKKQTDSIINPELQKEYEFPKLPGSHLHLRNPCLQLVKFFCAIMGLSTKRSIEVRVLRQELLSIFEIREFSNEAAFHNPSSSLVIPQVICDHCSYTRDIDVCRDPEKAIWSCTMCNKSYNRVAIEEELVTQFSRYFTKFLRQDMKCSKCNQIKSNNLSEYCQCSGKWEETVSYLELEKRIHVFQNVAATYNLQLLRGVVEELTLA; encoded by the coding sequence ATGTCAGCCAAACGGAATAACAATTTTAAAGGTTCTACCTCTGCCCGTTTCGTCAAGAACTCAAAACCCCACACCATACGAAGCAACTTCGCCAACAGAAGTGGCGCCCAAGAAGCAGATCCCTATGTGGCTAATAATCCCATGCTAAACGATTCTCTACAAAAGAGAGAACTCGTCGACAGAATAGATCGCCTAGATTCTTTAATGGGTTTCGATCGGCTACAACACGGTGAGCAGGATGGCAACAAGCCCAGAAAGGGTTGGCTCATCAACATGCATTCCACTACCATACCGAGTGATGACTATCTTGCTGGTTATTCTGGTGTAGACTACTACTTCTTGGACCAGGAAGGTGGTTCATTCAAAGTGACGTATCAATTCGACCCttacttcttcttgtcaGTGAGAGTGGGCAGTGAGTCGGAGGTGGAAGAGATGCTCAAGCGGTTCTTGGAAACGTCCAATTTGAAGACAGTCGGAAGACTTTACAAAGAAGATTTGGCTTTACCCAACCACTTGGTTGGACTTAAAAAGTGCTTATTGAAATTAACTTTTCACAACGTCACGGATTTGTTGACGGCCAGAAGATTATTGGCACCAATAATCAAAGACAACCTCATGAAGAAAGATTCGAGGGATATTTATCATGGAatgaacttggccaatgccAATTATAACGagttttcttcgtcaaaGGATGGCAAGGATCAGGCCAATGATCCCTTGATCCTCTTGGAAGATATTAGAGAATATGACGTTCCTTACCATGTTAGAGTATCCATCGATAAAGATCTTCGAGTTGGTAAATGGTACAATGTGTGGGTGAAACACTCTATTGTAACTTTcgaagaagacaaagaaACCATTGCATTTCCAGATCCAGTCATCTTAGCATTTGATATAGAAACCACCAAAGCTCCTTTGAAGTTTCCAGACTCCagaattgatcaagtaaTGATGATCTCATATATGATTGACGGAGAAGGTTTTTTAATTACCAACCGAGAAATCATCTCGGAAGACATCGAAGATTTCGAATATACTCCTAAACCAGAGTATCCTGGTGTTTTCACTATTTTCAATGAACCTGATGAAAAACTGCTCTTATTAAGGTTCTTTGAGCATATTAGAGATGCTAGACCAACAGTTATAGCTACCTTCAACGGAGATTTTTTCGATTGGCCATTTGTTGAAACCAGGTCAAGGTTTCATGATTTGGACAtgtttgatgaaattgggTTCGCTAAGGACAACGATGGAGAATACAAATCCAAATACTGTGTGCATATGGATTGTTATCGATGGGTGAAGAGAGATTCTTACTTACCCCAAGGTTCGCAGGGTTTAAAAGCGGTTACCACTGCAAAACTTGGCTATAACCCCACAGAATTGGATCCTGAGCTAATGACTCCTTACGCTTACGAAAGACCTCAGTACCTATCAGAGTATTCTGTATCTGATGCTGTTGCAACCTACTATTTGTACTACAAGTATGTGCATCCTTTTATCTTCTCCTTGTGTACAATTATTCCTTTGAATCCAGATGAAGTTTTAAGAAAAGGTACTGGTACCTTATGTGAAATGTTATTGATGGTTCAAGCTTATCATCATGGTATCGTTTTACCTAATAAGTATTCTGATCCTGTTGAAAGATTTTATAATGGTCACTTGTTGGAATCAGAAACTTATGTGGGTGGACACGTCGAATCTTTGGAAGCTGGTGTCTTTCGAAGCGATATTCCAACCCAATTCAAAATGGATACTACAGCAATTGACGAGTTAATCAATGATCTTCCCAAAGCGTTAAGattctttgttgaagttgaaagtaagaagaagatggacGATATCGAAAATTTCGACGAAGTATTGGAGTCTATTAAAGCAGAGTTGATGGAACTTAAGAACAACCCAGTGAGACACGAAGTGCCTCTAATATACCATGTGGATGTTGCTTCTATGTATCCCAATATCATGACGTCTAATAGATTGCAACCTGACTCAATGAAATCTGAGGAAGACTGTGCCTCTTGTGACTTCAATAGACCAGGTAAGTCATGTGATAGAAGATTACAATGGTCATGGAGAGGAGAATACTTGCCTGCTGAGATGAATGAATATGGCATGATTAAAAGATCCCTTCAAAATGAAACGTTCCCAGCCGCCAAGCCTTGGTTACCACCAAGAagctttgaagaattgtCTTACTCAGAACAAGCAACGAGAATCAAGAAGAGATTATCAGACTACTCCAGAAAAGTTTATCACAAGGTCAAGCAGACTGAGACTATCACCAGAGAATCCATTGTTTGTCAAAGAGAGAATCCATTTTACGTTAATACCGTGAGAGACTTTAGAGATCGTCGTTATGAATTTAAAGGCTTAGCTAAAGTTTGGAAAGGAAAAGCTTCCAAGATAGATAAGTCTGATACGATTGGTAAAGATGAGGCTAAGAAAATGGTGGTTCTCTATGATTCTCTTCAGTTAGCCCATAAGGTTATTTTGAACTCCTTCTATGGGTATGTGATGAGAAAAGGATCTCGTTGGTACTCAATGGAAATGGCAGGTATCACTTGCCTCACTGGTTCCACGATTATTCAAATGGCAAGAGGGTTGGTGGAACGATTGGGAAGaccattggaattggaCACTGATGGTATTTGGTgtattcttccaaagtcCTTTCCAGAGAACTTTCCATTGAATTGTAAAGATGGTAAGAAACTTGTCGTGGAGTATCCATGTACTATGTTGAATTATATTGTTCATGAGAAGTTCACTAATCACCAATATCAAGATTTGGTGGATCCTGATACCTTTAAATACGAAACCCATTCAGAGAATTCCATTTTCTTCGAAGTTGATGGTCCTTACAAAGCGATGATCTTGCCAACGTCTAAGGAAGAAGGTAAGGGTTTAAAGAAAAGGTATGCTGtcttcaatgatgatgGTTCTTTGGCCGAATTGAAAGGTTTcgagttgaagagaagaggTGAGTTACAATTGATTAAGAATTTCCAATCTGATATCTTtaagttgtttttggaagGTGATACATTAGATTCCTGTTATGCAGCCGTCGCTAGTGTAGCTAATAACTGGTTGGATGTATTGGATACCAAAGGTGGTatgttggaagatgaagacttGATCGAACTTATTTGTGAAAATAGAAGTATGTCTAAGAGTCTTGCGGAATATGGAGATCAAAAATCCACCTCTATTACCACTGCCAAAAGATTGGGTGAATTTTTGGGTGAAGAAATGGTAAAGGATGCTGGTCTTGCTACCAAGTACATTATCAGTGCCAAACCAATTGGGAGTCCAGTGACCGAAAGAGCAGTCCCAGTTTCaattttctcttctgaTAAGAAGGAatactttttgaagaaatggttgaaAGATCCctctttgaccaatttTGACCCCAGAAGTGTTATTGATTGGGATTACTATTATGAACGGTTAGCATCTGTGGTCCAAAAGATTATTACTATCCCTGCTGCTTTACAGGACGTGAAGAATCCCGTTCCTAGAGTTCCTCATCCTGAATGGTTACAAAGACGAATCAGCACTaaagaagacaaaaagCAACAGCTGTCACTTACCGccttctttcaaaagcCTTCTGATACTGCCAAAGCTAGAAAAATCAAAGATATGGAAGATTTTGGTAATATTGCATCCGAAGTTGGAAAGGCCAAGGTAGGTAAGGTTACTTCTAGGAAGAGAAAGTTGACACGAAACAAAAAATTGGTAGAtacagaagaagacgaagaaagAGACAATGCTATATTAAATGGTCCGTGTCCAGACATGTTGGTGGACTATGAAGCGTTCTTAATTTACCAGAAGGCCAAATGGAAAGTCCAAGAAAAGAgcagagaaagaagaaagaaattATTTGGTCAATCTTCTGAATCTTCACAGCGGTCTTCAGTTGGTGGTTTAATCCGCCGTCAAGCTGAAAATGTTGCTGGTTCTGATTGGCAAATCTTAGAATATAAAGAAGATCCTAATAAGCCAGGTGACTTGAAAGTGTTCATAATTGCTAGTGGCAAAGTTCACCTGTTCAACTTCCATATTCCAAAGAGATTATATGCATCTTTCAAGACTGAATTAGATCTTTCAAAGGTAATTGTGCAAGGTGATGTCGAGAAATCGAATGCCATTTTACCAAATGGTCATGACGGAACcaacttgtacaagttCACAATGCCCCAATCTGTTTACCAACAAGAAATTTCAAATGTTGACAGTATTTTGAACAGTTCTAAATTGTTGGGACTATATGAATCGAAGATGAAACCAATTGAACGTGCAATTATCGACTTGGGGAACAGTGTCAAATTTGATGACACAAGGGTTGGTACTTTAGGTAAAGGGTTGAAGAATGGTTTCAATGTTAAGGATATGATGCAGGTCAACAATGCCAATTATCTCAAGAGATTCGGCATGGATATTTTGTATATCCTTCATCTTACCACCAATAGTTATGAATTCTTCactatcttcaaatcatgGGAGAATGAAGCTACTATGTTTGTATTGAAACCTTCAGCAGGTGCCCAAGAGCTTACAGGTAACATGGACAAAATATATCGTGACTTGTTCCTTGCTAAGGAGGATAAACTTGGTAAGATGTACAATATTATTGAATATCCTAACGAAATGAAATTCAATGTCACGTACTTCAACGAtaactccaagttgttcaagaaattggataAGACCATTGCAAAGATCAATGAAAGCAAGAGTAACAAAGCTCTTTTGACTATTCAATCTCCTTATACTGACAGGTTGTTGAGTATTTTGGGTTCAACTGCCAACTTTCCTACTGTGAAGATGAACGTCAATTCCCTTTCATTGCCGGCTGTCGGATGGCATTCACTTGTCACTAAGAGAGTAGTTAACCACTTCTTCGTCTTGGCTTCatggatgaagaatttgatctCATTATCCAAGTATGGTAATATTCCCATCTGTAATCTCCAAGCAGAGAACATAAGCTATTTGATTGATATTGAATATGCCAGACGATTGTCGAACAGTAACATGGTTCTTTGGTGGTCTGATACTCCTTTAGCCGACCATGGTGGATTTGAGATGGATAAAGCTCCGGATTATGAAAACCTTGATTTCCCTGTCATCAATAATCCAGAGATCTATGAAACAGCCTGTTTGGAAATTGATATAGGAACCTTGTCAATCAACACTATATTGACAAGCTCCATTATCAATGAAGCTGAAGGAGCGGACTTGGTGGACGAAGGTACTGTGTTTGACAACAATAACGGAGCTTCAACATTAATGGAAGACTCTTTTGGTAATGCCCAATTAAATGTCTTGAGAAGTATGGTTAAGAATTGGTGGGATGATGCTTTGAATAACGATATAAATGCAGATTCAATGATGAATCATTTGGTGTCTTGGATTCAAAGAAATAGTTCTTACCTTTATGACTTTGCCTTACATTATCATATCCATAACTTGACAACGAAAGCTCTCTACCAATTAATCGGAGAATTCAAGAGAATGAATGCCAATGTTGTTTTTGCAAACCGAAACAAAATATTCATCCAAACCAGTAAGGTGTCAGTCGAAAACTCGTACGCATATGGACATTACATTGTCAAGGCTGCCAGGGCTAAGCCTTTATTTAGTTTCCTTGAAATGGAAATCGTCAAGTACTGGGATATTTTGCTCTGGATGGACGAGTACAATTTTGGTGGTCGCTACTGCACCCAGATAACAAATGACGAGATTCAAGATTTACGTCCAGTCAACAACTGGCAGTTACAACAATTTTTGCCGGTGATCTTCCAaaatgagtttgaagattggTTGATTATCTTTTTGGATGCTCTCACAAAGTTCAAATCTGATACGTTGAAGGGCCCAACTCAAGCGAATACTCCTAGAGTCACTCAAATTGCTCATATATTAAAAGGACAAAGAAAACTTGATTCTCaagatgataatgaagaggctgatgatgatttccaTGACGGTGTAACAGAGATGTTCAGAAAGcaattgttcaagagaGTAAAactgttgttcaagaagcAAACAGACTCGATTATCAACCCagagttgcaaaaagaatACGAGTTCCCCAAACTCCCAGGATCTCATTTACACCTAAGAAACCCTTGTTTGCAACTCGTCAAGTTTTTCTGTGCCATCATGGGATTATCAACCAAGAGATCTATTGAAGTCAGAGTTTTGAGGCAGGAGCTTTTATCGATTTTCGAAATCAGAGAGTTCAGTAATGAAGCTGCCTTTCACAACCCAAGTTCATCGTTGGTTATTCCTCAAGTGATTTGTGATCACTGTAGTTATACCAGAGATATCGATGTTTGCAGAGATCCTGAGAAGGCTATCTGGAGTTGTACTATGTGCAACAAATCATACAACCGGGTAGCCATTGAGGAAGAGCTTGTAACTCAATTCAGTCGCTACTTCACAAAGTTCTTAAGACAGGACATGAAATGTTCCAAGTGTAACCAAATCAAGAGTAATAACTTGAGTGAATACTGTCAATGTTCTGGTAAATGGGAAGAGACAGTAAGTTACTTGGAGTTAGAAAAGAGGATCCACGTCTTCCAGAACGTGGCTGCCACATATaatcttcaactccttaGAGGAGTGGTTGAAGAGCTTACATTAGCATAA
- the hrf1 gene encoding Protein transport protein yif1 (EggNog:ENOG503NX76; COG:S; BUSCO:EOG09264P74), producing the protein MYSPYGNTGGNYPQQGQYQDPSVYGNIQHPQPQHAPFQHQPQNAPNTHQQPQGGNEFYNNFFQDPASSMAAQFAKNSLGQSNDYIQQNFGAFIPPTSNLNYYFQISNSYVLRKLRLILFPFRNKNWARLASTQGAGDGTQSSISYAPPSQDINAPDLYIPFMSYITYVLLWALFQGLKGDFHPQLFGYLASQALACLIFDIFIFRVGLYLLNCVSSGSFWDIVSFSGYKYVPIIVLLILKQFIGVGFVFYGSICSLAGSFALFLMRSLRFLVLPPSNSVVGSTATNSIPASQRRLRLQFLFVYSFVVQLLVFIFMNL; encoded by the coding sequence ATGTATTCTCCTTACGGTAATACCGGTGGGAATTACCCGCAACAGGGCCAGTACCAGGATCCCAGTGTTTATGGGAACATCCAGCACCCTCAGCCCCAGCACGCCCCATTCCAGCATCAGCCACAAAATGCCCCTAATACCCATCAGCAACCTCAAGGTGGTAACGAATTTTATAACaatttctttcaagatcCCGCCAGCTCCATGGCTGCACAGTTCGCCAAGAACAGCTTAGGACAATCTAATGATtatattcaacaaaattTCGGAGCATTCATCCCTCCTACTTCCAATCTTAACTACTACTTTCAAATCAGTAATTCATATGTTCTAAGAAAGTTGAGATTGATCTTGTTCCCGTTCAGAAACAAGAACTGGGCGAGATTGGCTAGCACTCAAGGAGCCGGTGACGGAACTCAGTCTAGTATAAGCTATGCCCCTCCTAGTCAGGATATAAATGCTCCAGACTTGTATATTCCATTCATGTCTTACATCACGTATGTGTTGTTGTGGGCGTTGTTCCAAGGCTTAAAGGGAGACTTCCATCCTCAGTTGTTTGGGTACTTGGCTTCTCAAGCGTTGGCGTGCCTCATTTTCGAcattttcatcttcagagTCGGACTCTATTTATTGAACTGTGTTAGTAGTGGTTCATTTTGGGATATTGTGAGTTTCAGTGGATACAAGTATGTGCCAATCATCGTGTTGTTGATCTTGAAGCAGTTCATTGGTGTGGGGTTTGTGTTCTACGGTAGTATCTGTCTGTTGGCTGGATCTTTTgccttgttcttgatgagaTCGTTAAGGTTTTTGGTATTACCCCCTTCTAACTCCGTGGTGGGGTCTACGGCCACCAACAGTATCCCTGCTTCTCAGAGAAGACTCAGACTCcagtttttgtttgtatATTCCTTTGTggtccaacttcttgtgtTTATCTTTATGAACTTATAG
- the TPS1 gene encoding Trehalose-6-P synthase/phosphatase complex synthase subunit (EggNog:ENOG503NUM3; COG:G; CAZy:GT20): MIQGKVLVVSNRLPVTIKRSSKGDYDYTMSSGGLVTALQGLKKSTEFQWLGWPGLEIPQGEQQRVNDDLMNKFKCTAIYLSDAIADLHYNGFSNSILWPLFHYHPGEMSFDENAWAAYIEANRLFAKTVASQVDHNDMVWVHDYHLMLLPQMLREEIGNTKRNVKIGFFLHTPFPSSEIYRILPVRKEILEGVLSCDLIGFHTYDYARHFLSSVSRIVSNVSTLPNGIEYQGRSIGIGAFPIGIDVDKFLQGLQKDSVVKRIEQLKQKFDGVKVIVGVDRLDYIKGVPQKLHAFEIFLDEHPEWIGKVVLVQVAVPSRGDVEEYQSLRATVNELVGRINGKFGTVEFVPIHFMHKSIPFDELISLYRVSDVCLVSSTRDGMNLVSYEYIACQKENNGVLILSEFAGAAQSLNGALIINPWNTEELSVAIHESLTIPPEKRAFNFNKLFEYISKYTSAYWGESFVKELFKCSKSD; this comes from the coding sequence ATGATCCAAGGCAAAGTATTAGTGGTATCTAATCGATTACCTGTGACTATCAAACGATCTTCTAAAGGTGACTATGATTATACCATGTCATCAGGAGGACTTGTTACTGCTTTGCAAGGATTGAAAAAATCCACCGAGTTCCAGTGGTTGGGATGGCCTGGGTTGGAAATCCCCCAGGGAGAGCAGCAGAGAGTCAATGATGACCTTATGAACAAGTTTAAGTGCACAGCTATCTATTTGAGTGATGCTATTGCTGACCTTCACTATAACGGATTCTCCAACAGCATTTTATGGCCATTATTTCACTACCATCCAGGGGAGATGAGCTTCGACGAGAATGCGTGGGCAGCTTATATTGAAGCCAACCGTTTGTTTGCAAAGACCGTTGCTCTGCAAGTGGACCACAACGATATGGTGTGGGTTCACGATTATCACTTGATGCTTTTACCGCAAATGTTGAGGGAAGAAATTGGCAATACCAAACGTAATGTCAAGATCGGTTTCTTTCTTCATACTCCGTTCCCATCTTCTGAGATCTATCGAATCTTACCGGTGAGAaaggaaatcttggaaGGAGTATTGAGTTGTGACTTGATTGGATTTCACACTTATGACTATGCCAGACACTTTTTGTCGTCGGTGTCTCGAATTGTGTCGAATGTGTCGACATTGCCCAATGGAATTGAATACCAGGGAAGGTCTATTGGAATCGGTGCCTTCCCTATCGGGATTGACGTAGacaagtttcttcaagggTTGCAAAAAGACTCTGTTGTGAAGAGAATTGAGCAATTGAAACAGAAATTTGATGGAGTAAAGGTGATAGTGGGAGTTGACAGATTGGACTACATAAAGGGAGTCCCCCAAAAGCTCCATgcatttgaaatctttttGGATGAGCATCCGGAATGGATAGGTaaggtggttttggtgCAAGTGGCTGTTCCTTCTCGAGGAGACGTGGAAGAATACCAGAGTTTAAGAGCCACTGTTAACGAATTAGTGGGAAGAATCAACGGGAAGTTTGGCACGGTGGAGTTTGTGCCTATACATTTCATGCACAAGTCGATTCCGTTTGACGAATTGATCAGTTTATATCGCGTATCAGACGTTTGTTTGGTGAGCTCAACCAGAGACGGAATGAATTTGGTGAGTTACGAGTACATTGCCTGTCAAAAGGAGAACAACGGGGTATTGATTTTGTCTGAATTTGCAGGTGCTGCCCAGTCGCTAAACGGGGCATTGATCATTAACCCATGGAATACAGAGGAATTGAGTGTAGCTATCCATGAGAGTTTGACGATTCCTCCCGAAAAGAGAGCctttaacttcaataaGCTATTTGAGTATATTTCCAAATACACTTCGGCTTATTGGGGTGAAAGTTTTGTAAAAGAACTCTTCAAATGTTCAAAGAGTGACTAA